ACGTAAAAGAACAAAGTTTCTTATCCGTGTTCGCAGCTCGGATTATCAGTCCGGAACGTCGAAGCGCGTCTGGTGACGAAACCGAGAAGCTCCGGATCTCAGTCTCTCCTGCGAAAATGGACGAGACAGCAACAATTTCGCCGACGCTGATTTTCGCGCGAACAAGCAACATTTTCCCGCGCTTTCTTTCCCGAAGTGTTCTTCGCATAATCGCGCGGCTCGATACGGCGCCCGATCCCGCGACTTGGCCCTCGAAacgttgtaaaaatatattttcatttttaataaaatgtcgaGGGGCGAGCCGCAAAATCGGGTCGATGGCGCGAGGAATATTTTGGGAAAGTAGGAGAAAATGTTGCTTCTCGAAAATCTTGCGTCGAAACTGTCCTCGTCTCGCCATAGAAGGGGAGACCTATGAGGGTCTTGGGTGGTGAGGGTCTTTGTGAAGGGAAAGGGTGGTTCTCGAAACTCTTAAGAGAAGTGGTACATAATTATTTGATCCGTGATTTTTTTCAACGACCCTAAACCAACGGAGACAGTCAGGTGATTTGCTGAACCCGGAAAAAGAAGGCGAAAACGAGGAAGAGTCTACGATAAACTGAAAATCAATAACCACCGTGCAAAATACTCGAGGACCGAGGAACAAAACCGCGTTAATACCGTCAGCGAAAATACCACGGAAATAGAAAGGATTAACGTCTTAACCATAAGCTGCGCGACCGGGGAAAGAAGAGAGTAACGAAAGAACAAACGTTTAGCTACTGAACACGGATCCCTTGTTTAAGAGGTTAGACTACTCTCGAcgacttaaaaaattatacatttttttttaatttttataattctcgGTGACGCTAAGCTTCTTtcggttttttttttaaaggagaCGAATTAGTAAAGCAGAGATTTTCAGTTCCTGCTGTAATAATTAAATGAGGAAAAGATGTAATTAAAACTGTGAAATACAGATCTTTTCTGGGACTGTTTTGTTTGTACGCGAGAACTTTTGTGTGaagttcttaattttaataaataaattttataggaAATGTTGTCAGGTTGAGAACCtctgtaaaagaaaattaaaaagctaAACTGAATGTGTTGTCTTTTGTGGAATGACTTAAATTAGATATTTGCAAGAAATATAGAATAATTCCTCAGGTCCGAAATTCAGGGTcgtaaaattacattaatttgtttaaattatgcTGCGGTGCTTGACATTCTAAAGAGAAGCTTCGTTATTTACAAAAGTattcatttaatataaaaaacactGTTGCGAGTACTCGACGGACAGAAGTGCTCGTTATATGACTAATAAAGTGGGAATAACTTGACCCAGTTGggaaagaaacgaaaaaatAATAAGTACCTTCATTTCTCCTACTTTACTAGTTTATAACTAAAGATATTGAtcactataatttattatagcCTGTAATTCAACAGAGTCGAAATTAATGTGACAATTactgaaacaataaaaataagacaaaatatcactcatacaaaataatagaaagtgttaataaaaaataataaaatgtacaaatgtaataatataataaaaaagtaataataatataatagtaaatatcagaataaagaaagaatgtattaataaaaaatgagagacaataataaagaaaagaatGTAACTCTTGTTCCCAATATGGCGTCAGTAAACTTTTTAAGCTTCGATTGTTGTTCTCGAAGTTCAcctaaatttagggatataactTATGTTTATTAGGAAATTTACTTGAAGACTACAATGTTAGTAAGCTCTCAAACTCCACGTTAAAGTTTGTTGCGATGTTTGTACAGCGATAGAATAAATTCCCTTCTAGATACTGTTGAAACTTTcgacattaatataaaatataaattgtaataaacgttttaatatttttgtataacaagctacatattttgtaaacaTTACGTTAAGAATCTAAACTTTTGTGAATGTCAAGCTTTGCAGGAATAATTAGTTTCAATCTGTAGAGTCTTGAAAAAACGACCGCCATTTTGCAGCGAAACCGCGCGAAATTCAATTCGTAAATAATGGTGCAGCTTAACTACAAGACAGAAATTACCTacacaataaattttaataataataataattacaaatatattccaaattattaaaatttaaaaatgaaattttaaagttttaaaaagtGGCTTAAATTGCTGACCTAAACTTATTATTTCTGCCTGTGATTAGATCTCCGGATTTAACAAAGGAAATCAATCATGGTTATAACAAAGTCTCGCTTTAAGACCCATGAATCTACTAATTAACATCCACGACTTCTAAAATAATGAATGAGAACTGTGAttactaaaaaaaattgatgtGTTCACGATAATGTAGTTGAAGAAGTAAAACGTTATCTCCCGAATCagttcttaaataaatataaaataaccatTTGAAAATCAATCAAAGTGAAGGGTACTTAACTAAAACTCGATTTAATGAACTCCGTTGTACACCCTTATCGTGTTACTGTACAAAGAAATTATAGATTAATATAGTTCATTACACGTAAAACTTTACTGATCGAATCAGTTACACGCGAACAGTTACCAACGTTATTTTTAACTGATCAGGATTTACAGtaactcatttaattaatttccttCAGAAACTCGAGGATAATTTATCAAGCACCGACTGAAATTTCGCGGAGCCGGTATTACGCCATTTATAGAAGTGAGCATTCGTATTTTATATTTGCTTGATATTTATTGTTGTTTTAAGGCGGGAGagattacaattttcaaatttaattagaaattaattttgcaggtttcaaattctaaaattggtaaagtggattttgtaaatttttgaattgatagacttattaattttttatttctcaaatttctccaatttctcgagattcttaaatttttctaatttctcaagattcaaaattttttaatttcccaaattccccaaattccctaaattctgaaaattcccccgatttctaaaatcccaacattcctcaattttccccaatttctaaaacccccaaattttccagattcccaaatttccaaattctccaactcccaaaaattccccagattcccaaagttccaaattcccaaattccccaacttcctcaaattccccagattcccaaagttccaaatttccaaatttccaaatttccaaattctccaactcccaaaaattacccatattcccaaagttccaaattcccaaattccccaacatcctcaaattccccatattcccaaagttccaaattcccaaattccccaacttcctcaaattccccagattcccaaagttccaaattcccaaattccccaactctctaaaattccccagattcccaaagttccaaattcccaaattctccaactctctaaaattccccagattcccaaagttccaaattcccaaattctccaactctctaaaattccccagatttccaaagttccaaatttccaaaattccccagattcctaaattcccaaaattcttaaaattcccacaaatttcccaaattcctaaattttccaaattcctaaatcccacggTATCAAgactatttccccaaattctaaactccaaatcccaaaatccttaatcTTGAAATCGCCAAACGTCGAAAATCCACCGAACCGAATCCCCTAATCCGACTATCACGTTCGCCGAAGCATAGATTTGCCATGGACTGTACATGCCACGTCCCCCAGGATATTCCCAACATTTCACGCCGTTGCTTTCCGCTCGGTAGGCGCAAAATGCCCTCCCGTCGTTATCCGGCATCCGTAAAACAAACAGTGCATCACGCCGGTTAATTATCGGCGAATAACTGCGGCATAGTTTCGGCTTATCGAGAACGAAACAGATCGAACAGGCGTCAGAAGACGCGGCAAGGAGTAGGGTATCAGCAATGCACTTACCAGACAGGTGACGGGCGCGAGCACGACCCAGCTGAGCCACCAATAGCAACGCAGGAAAAGGCCGAACCGCATTTGCATTTCGGCGATGTTACGCAGGAATTTGTTGCAGCCGTAACACCAGGATACCGCGCCAACCTCGGCGATGCCGATCAATAGTATCGCCCAAGAAGCGGTGTTCCAGTCCATCAGCGTGAACAGGTAAATACCGCCGTCGAACAGCATCGGTATAGCCAACAGCCAACAAGTGACGCATATACCGAGCACCACGTAGCTCTCGTGTTTCCGTAAATCCGGCCGTTGGTCCAATATGGCGGTGTTTATCGCTTGCACGCCTGCGAACTGTGCGTATCGTAAAAAGCAACGACCGGCTTGCGCGACCAGGCCGATGCTCGCCCGCCGGGTATTCTCGTTACCCTTTcgtgtattttcatttttctttctcctcctcttcttcgttCTACCGTTACATTTTTTCTTTcctctctcttctttttttttttttgacgcGGTCCGTCTTAATTACCCTTCAGCGCACTGGCTGCGGAGAGGACAGAGAAAGCATAGAGAAAACAAAGGCTCTTTCGCTCGGTTCCCCGTGagctctgtctgtccctgttctcCGCTTTCGTTTCCGTCTTGTTCGTTTACCTTTCCACGGCTCTCTCATTCGAAGGAAAAAGGCAGGAAGAAAGGTGTGGATTTCAGTGGGACGGCAAACCATAACTCTCTCCATGATATACGAGCCCCGAGGCGGACAGAGGGCCAGGCGATGCAAAAGTAACACGGCACGATCGTCTGGCTACTTGCGAGCGCATTCTCGCCCCGCAGCTCTTTTGACGAGCGCGCCCGAAACTGCCGAGGCTCACTTGAATGGCGCCCTTCTTACGGGCCGGGGATCGCCAGGACGAAAAATATTTTGCGTTCTGATTCGCAGAGGATAAGGCTCGAAACACCCTCCACGCGAACAACAACACTCTTCAAACTTTTCAACAGCATCGTGATACGATCGGGCTTGGAAGCGCTTGTGGACGGAAGGGTTGAGAATCTTCGCGCTTGGGATATTcggatattttgaaattcgagcttttggaaatgtggagatttgggatgatttgtggatttggacattttgagatttagccaaaatcaaaaaaatcaGAAGTACTAATATCACtattcaaaaattgatttccaccTACGTAACGCATAAATGATCaactaatagaattaatttaaccATGGAAAGGTAAATAAAAGTCGAACAACTTGTGGACAGGTTTGTACATTCAAGTAGCTTTTTGCGCGGTGTCCCTTTGCAATTGAAACCTATCTACTCTTTTTTTAACGAGCCTTTGAGAACCAAGCTCACAGTTGAATTCTCCGGATCGATCGTTACGTTTTCGAGAGAGAggtgaaagagagaaagaagagagagagagagagcaatATAGTGTCGTTTAATGTACTTACTTGGCTACCGATACCGAGAATGAACAGCATGGCGAAGAATAGAACAGCCCAGACGTTGGGCCAAGGCATCCGTACCACTGCTTCCGGGTACGCGATAAAAGCCAGCCCGGTGCCGCTTTTGATTACTTGGCCTATCGGTAACCCCATTTGCTTAGAGAGGAATCCCATGATGGAGAATATCACGAAGCCAGCGAATATCGAGGTGAGCAGGTTCGTAATAGTCACGAAAATCGCGTCCCTGAGGACAGAAATTATGGCCGTACCAATATCTTTGAATTATCGAATAAATATGGGTGATCACGAATTTAGTGCGTTTTTGATATGATGATTGTGTTAGAAGATCAAAGGATGgtcatatgtgtaataagtgtgGGTACTTAGAATGGTAAGATGtacttaaaatttgaataagatTGTACATTAAGAAGTATGTAATTTTTTCGAAAATGTagaaagtagtgatgggttggtGACATAGGTATTGGACTTCAAATTCAATGACCAATGTTCGTTCTAATCAAATTTGGAGGGATGATGGTCATACATGAAATAAGTGGATACTTAGAATGGTAAGATGTACTTAAAACTTGAATAAGATTGTACATTAAGAAggatataatttttacaaaaatgtagaaagtagtgatgggttagtGACAGAGGTATTGGACTTCAAATTCGGTGACCGGGGTTTGTTCAAATCAAATTTGGAGCAATGATGGACATACATGGTATGAGTGTGGGTACTTAGAATGGTAAGGGATAtacttaaaatttgaataagatTGTACATTAAGAAggatataatttttacaaaaatgcaaaaagtagtgatgggttggtGACGCAAGTATTAGACTTCAAATTCGACGACCAGTGTTCAAATCTCGTTGAAtcagaaattttttttattttaattttctaacaaaCTGTGACACACATGCTCCTTATTTCTCCATAATTATCCACCTAAAATAATTaagtacattttcaaattttaagtacAGGTGTCAACCCACGATTGAAGAGACCCAGATGTTCAGACATGGGTACATCCACATATCATCACAACGTGAGGATACAGAAGTATGTCAGATTCTGACAGATCAGTATTCATATCAGGATGACGATGTTCAGAAGAACGAAGAAGAAAGATCAAAGCTGTGAAACAGAAAATGTGTGCGATAAGGAACGAATGGGTGTAAGGTGACGTGTAAGAGCAATTAATAGCGAACGGTAAAACTTGAGCCAACCGGCGCTGGGAATTATGCTAGCCTGGTGGCGTTTGCTCATTCGACTTGCGCCATACTGATATAATTTATGCGCGATGCAACGTGCAACGAATTGTAGTCGGCCGCGAGGGGAAGTTCAGCGTCGGATAATCATGCTAATTACGACTTCGAGCAATATTTCGAGAACGTGAACCGTTCTGTCCCGGCTAGTATGATTTTACTTTAGAGGCAACGGCCGCCGCGACGGGTTTGCCTCACGAACGGCATCGTGCAAAATGAAATAGCTGACAGACGCTTTGAGCGTGTGCACAACGGTTAGATTCCCCGGTCGAAAATACCTGACCAAGCCCGGAAGCTGTAGCTTAAGCATTATGCGAGAGAATTACATTATTAGAAACTCGCCGCTGTTTGTTCGGTGCACGGAATTCCGTTCCTTGGATACGTTTCCGTTCGGAACGACCGTTAGGGAATATTAAATAGGCCTTGAATCAAAGGTTATTACTGTTGCGTGTCTTTTATCGAAAGCGGGATTAATTGATACTTGATGACTTTTGGGGCGATTGCGGTCGGAAATGATCAAGGGATGATCTtgataacctaaccttgtaTCTTCACATCTGGATAGTTCCTTTAGATATAAAAAGCTTAAGCTAATTTATTTTCAGCTACATAGTTCTTGTTATTAAAGATGTCATAAGTCTTTATATGACTTAGATCACCTAACATCACCTAAGTTAGTTCACCTAACATAATCGAACCTAAGTTAGACCACCTAACATCATCTATGTTAATacacctaatataacctaacttcTGTTAGATCACCTGACCTAACATAAGTTAGCtcacttaacataacctaacttaagttagatcaccttacctaacctaacttaagttaggCTATTCTAACAATTACATCTGTAGACAGTTACCCAAACCCTACTATTAGAtttagaacctaacctaacctaaagcaCTAACTACACAAACCCTATATCAGATGATACCCTAACCTAATCTTGACATACTTCctctattttatatattaaatacaaaaattgtaataaacaaagCATTGAGGTTTTCACCTAAATATTTTTCGACGTATTTTTGTATACAGGATGCGTATACATTGCACATAATTCTTTCAGCAGTCAAATGTTTCATTTGATACTATTTCATGAAGCTTTGATGAAGCAATTTCGGCTCTACGCACAAATCTCGGTGGGATAGAGTACtatcgatcgaaaatgatatCCTAAAAAAATATTGGCTAAAAATCCCCGATAAAGAAACCCGATAACTGCATGAAATACTGCACATCGTTATGATCCTATTGAAAATGCATGAAATAGCATCAGTTTAATACCTCGGACAAAATGATACTGGGTACTAACATATTCGATAGATATTAATAGtggtttatataaataaatacagaaaattgTTATATCATATTTGTGAGAGTTGTTTTTTATTATGAACGAGGTTAAAATTATGAAGTATGACATGAGGTATTAACCTCTTGCTCTATTTGAACTTATCTGAACTTATCTTACACTCGTACTTCAGCTgcaatcaattttactcaaatttttaatacacttcaaTTTGGATATCAAGtctaattttaacaataaacttttttactaaaaattttaccaTTAACATAATACAACTTGACCCACATAAACTCAATGTCCAAATTGACATAACTATCTTTGTTTTAATACAGTAGCTGTAGAGTGACAAATAAGTAGTGTGAAGGATTCACTATGAGAGATGGACTCACCTGTGACAGTTGTTGCTGAATTTACTGTAGCTTGAAAGGGTGATCAGTGAGCCACAACCGATTCCAAGCGAGTAGAACACTTGAGAGGCAGCTTGTCCCCAGATGGTGGTGGATGCTAGGTTGGACCAGTTGAATGTGATGAACCAAAGTGCACCCTCTCCGGCTCCGTCTAATGTCACACCTGTTTCCATGATcatatgatatattaatatcgtacttttaatatatatttgggaatttggacatgtggagacttggacatgtggagatttggacatgtggagatttggacatgtggagatttggacatatggagatttggaaatgtggagatttggaaatgtggagatttggacatatggagatttggacatgtggagatttggacatgtggagactTCAACATGTGGAGacttggacatgtggagatttgaacatgtggagatttggacatgtggagatttgggcatgtggagatttgggcatgtggaaatttggacatgtggagatttgggcatgtggagatttggacatgtagagatttggacatgtgaagatttggacatgtgaagatttggacatgtggaaatttggacatgtgaagatttggacatgtggagatttggacatgtgaagatttggacatgtggagatttgggcatgtggagatttggacatgtagagatttggacatgtgaagatttggacatgtgaagatttggacatgtggaaatttggacatatgaagatttggacatgtggagatttgggcatgtggatatgtgaacaTGTCAACATTTgaacatgtggacatgtggacatttgcACATGCAGATATTTAGACATtcaaaaataggaaaatttagaaattataacaatttggtagttttgtaaatttggaaagtaAATCACCAAACGCCAATCATTCTCACAACAACCATAAGTTCGATTATATTTCATGTACCGTTGAGATTTCACATAACGTTGCGAAGGAGCAGGATATTTAATCGTATCGATCTTGAATTTTCTATTACACGAAAAGCGTTTCTAGCTGCCTCTTACCTCGTATCAGTAACGCCGTGAGCATGACGTAAGGGAAAAGGGCGGTGAAGTAGACGACTTTCCCGATGGACTGGACACCACGCATCAGGCACAGGAAGCAGATTATCCAGGCGAGGGTGAGACATCCCAACAATTCCCATCTTATGCCTCCGAAATGTTCCCACGTGGCTCCCCGTACACCCAGCACATAGTCGCTGGATTCGATCAACGATAACATCCGATCACGATTACATGTTTTACCTTTCTCCGCGATTTTCTTGTTTAGCGCCGTCCATCTTGTTTAGCGCCGAACGGTGCTCAGACGGCCAACAATATAGACACGGAGCTTGTCATCCGATTACTGAGAGTCGCTGCGCGAAACGAATCAATCCGAGACACGAATAAATTCATGTACTCGTTTCGGGGAACGGAGTTAGGTTAGAtaggtggaaaatttggggattttggggaattttggaatttagagattttgggaattcaggaatttggggaatttgggaaatttagggatttgggcaatttggagaatttggagaacttggagaatttggggaattttgagaattttgagaat
The nucleotide sequence above comes from Megachile rotundata isolate GNS110a chromosome 13, iyMegRotu1, whole genome shotgun sequence. Encoded proteins:
- the LOC100880575 gene encoding sodium- and chloride-dependent glycine transporter 1 isoform X2, producing the protein MLITMGLPIFFLELAIGQYSGLGPNKAFTRIAPAFQGVGYGTLVVILLVMVYYMVIVAWTLFYTFVSFMPKLKWAYCDNDFNTNDCYSGLQEIECQQIDSGMIFYNRTCLPAKDVCQSLGFHGGNVTYCFDGDRVEPLRQLYKRVLSSEEYYNDYVLGVRGATWEHFGGIRWELLGCLTLAWIICFLCLMRGVQSIGKVVYFTALFPYVMLTALLIRGVTLDGAGEGALWFITFNWSNLASTTIWGQAASQVFYSLGIGCGSLITLSSYSKFSNNCHRDAIFVTITNLLTSIFAGFVIFSIMGFLSKQMGLPIGQVIKSGTGLAFIAYPEAVVRMPWPNVWAVLFFAMLFILGIGSQFAGVQAINTAILDQRPDLRKHESYVVLGICVTCWLLAIPMLFDGGIYLFTLMDWNTASWAILLIGIAEVGAVSWCYGCNKFLRNIAEMQMRFGLFLRCYWWLSWVVLAPVTCLAVFVYQMYTYELASYGEYVFPVWANVIGILIGLSTLAPLLFFFLHRLWRDPWDRSLFRPAKTWGPAVGKNADNEDPFTATVKNEQAT
- the LOC100880575 gene encoding sodium- and chloride-dependent glycine transporter 1 isoform X1, which translates into the protein MTSVKENAPKVKRISLGVGGALVQLPEDPERGSWANPIEFVLSCIGYAVGIGNVWRFPYLVYLNDGGIFLIPFILMLITMGLPIFFLELAIGQYSGLGPNKAFTRIAPAFQGVGYGTLVVILLVMVYYMVIVAWTLFYTFVSFMPKLKWAYCDNDFNTNDCYSGLQEIECQQIDSGMIFYNRTCLPAKDVCQSLGFHGGNVTYCFDGDRVEPLRQLYKRVLSSEEYYNDYVLGVRGATWEHFGGIRWELLGCLTLAWIICFLCLMRGVQSIGKVVYFTALFPYVMLTALLIRGVTLDGAGEGALWFITFNWSNLASTTIWGQAASQVFYSLGIGCGSLITLSSYSKFSNNCHRDAIFVTITNLLTSIFAGFVIFSIMGFLSKQMGLPIGQVIKSGTGLAFIAYPEAVVRMPWPNVWAVLFFAMLFILGIGSQFAGVQAINTAILDQRPDLRKHESYVVLGICVTCWLLAIPMLFDGGIYLFTLMDWNTASWAILLIGIAEVGAVSWCYGCNKFLRNIAEMQMRFGLFLRCYWWLSWVVLAPVTCLAVFVYQMYTYELASYGEYVFPVWANVIGILIGLSTLAPLLFFFLHRLWRDPWDRSLFRPAKTWGPAVGKNADNEDPFTATVKNEQAT